A single genomic interval of Anthonomus grandis grandis chromosome 17, icAntGran1.3, whole genome shotgun sequence harbors:
- the LOC126746592 gene encoding piggyBac transposable element-derived protein 4-like, with amino-acid sequence MCKTFTDDENGANVPLEIAENEQDALRKILEDGDKSDDSEEDCELFSEHDSLSEASGVSGNDDSEEDQPLINFTSWVGKDGTRWSKGAAIRGRAAAYNNIYTKPGLKGFALSNPPKSPESAWNLLINDKILKIVCKFTNIKIGLCQAKYKSFKRRRAARRKFQPTFIAKTSLFKSGHEDLRSIWCTDGTGRDIFRATMSLARFSFLLCCLRFDDLQTRKKRIKLDKLAPISEVFNTFVDNAREMYNPGDNVTLDEMLVPFRGRCGFGMYIPGKPAKYGLKVQILADSKTHYMLNAEVYTGAQIGDRAPKEKRFSNPSEVVLRLTKHRMGTNRNVTADNWYSSIEIINELLNNKLTYVGTQKKNVK; translated from the exons ATGTGCAAAACG TTCACGGATGATGAAAATGGCGCCAATGTGCCCTTGGAAATTGCTGAGAATGAACAGGACGCTCTTAGAAAAATTTTGGAGGATGGAGATAAAAGCGACGATTCTGAAGAGGACTGCGAGCTATTTAGTGAACATGATTCTCTGAGTGAGGCTTCTGGGGTTTCTGGCAATGATGATTCTGAGGAAGATCAACCTCTAATTAATTTTACGTCTTGGGTTGGAAAGGATGGAACAAGATGGTCAAAAGGAGCAGCAATACGTGGAAGAGCAGCAGCTTATAACAATATTTACACTAAACCAGGTTTGAAGGGCTTTGCATTGTCCAATCCACCCAAGTCACCTGAGTCAGCATGGAACTTACTTATAAATGATAAGATCCTAAAGATAGTttgtaaatttacaaatataaaaattggacTGTGTCAGGccaaatataaaagtttcaaAAGACGTAGGGCTGCCAGAAGAAAATTTCAGCCAACGTTTATTGCCAAAACAA GCTTATTCAAGTCTGGTCATGAGGATCTAAGGTCAATATGGTGTACTGATGGAACAGGAAGAGATATCTTTAGAGCTACAATGAGCCTtgcaagattttcttttttgctttgTTGTTTACGCTTTGATGATTTACAAACCAGGAAGAAAAGGATCAAATTGGACAAACTGGCGCCGAtttcagaagtttttaatacatttgtGGATAACGCACGGGAAATGTATAACCCTGGTGATAATGTTACCCTGGATGAGATGTTGGTACCCTTTAGGGGTAGATGCGGATTTGGTATGTACATCCCTGGTAAACCAGCTAAGTATGGTTTGAAAGTACAAATTCTGGCGGATTCAAAGACCCACTATATGTTGAACGCCGAAGTATATACAGGTGCCCAAATTGGAGATCGGGCCCctaaagaaaaacgtttttcgaATCCTTCGGAGGTTGTGCTTCGTTTGACAAAGCACAGAATGGGTACCAACCGCAATGTAACCGCTGACAACTGGTACTCTTCAATTGAGATAATAAATGAGCTGTTAAATAATAAGCTTACTTATGTAggcactcaaaaaaaaaacgtcaaatag